Proteins encoded together in one Triticum dicoccoides isolate Atlit2015 ecotype Zavitan chromosome 7B, WEW_v2.0, whole genome shotgun sequence window:
- the LOC119335393 gene encoding putative pentatricopeptide repeat-containing protein At3g05240, translating into MATRATTPSYLYNALLRRAVDHRSLLLAFRAMLRAGVAPDHFTFPFALKALAQARAAAPPRAGGALRCLHAQLAKSGHGADVYVTSSLVHAYAAAAADAASARAVFDAARHRNVVTWTAMIAGHAAAGEARDAVALFREAVASGQEVINSVTVLQVMAACAQCGDIESGRWVHDTLRRWRVEPVLLDVALATAVLHMYAACGGLSVAAQVFDAIPQRNEVSWNAMVEVCNRHGRSDKVLETFAAMHSAGMKPDKVTWLSILRACTSKGDTGLSRGVHAYMEKTNCCRHVAVCTSLMDMYSKTGNAQSALQIFHCFKGKDLMAWTSMISSLAKHGQGRDAVQLFKQMEYGGVVPDHVAFLGVLTACSHAGMVDEGRKYFDSMLNLYGIRPTVKHYGCMIDLLSRAGYLGEVERMMQLMPIQPSVRMWGSMMNGCKIHGKADVAERIGRGFAELNPQLSATYVVMSNIYAELGRWHAVEQTRRLMWQMGLKKNIGSSGTEVHMLCS; encoded by the coding sequence ATGGCGACTCGCGCCACCACCCCCTCCTACCTCTACAACGCCCTCCTCCGCCGCGCCGTAGACCACCGCAGCCTCCTGCTGGCCTTCCGGGCTATGCTGCGCGCGGGAGTCGCGCCGGACCACTTCACCTTTCCCTTCGCCCTCAAGGCGCTCGCCCAGGCACGCGCCGCAGCGCCACCGCGCGCCGGCGGAGCCCTTCGGTGCCTCCACGCGCAGCTTGCCAAGTCTGGCCACGGCGCCGACGTCTACGTTACTTCCTCCCTCGTCCACGCCTACGCGgcagccgccgccgacgccgcctctGCACGGGCGGTGTTCGACGCCGCGCGCCACCGCAACGTCGTCACCTGGACGGCGATGATCGCTGGGCACGCCGCGGCTGGGGAGGCGCGGGATGCGGTCGCGCTATTCAGGGAGGCTGTGGCGAGCGGGCAGGAGGTAATTAATAGTGTCACGGTCCTGCAGGTGATGGCGGCGTGCGCGCAGTGCGGCGACATAGAGAGCGGGAGGTGGGTGCACGACACGCTCCGGCGCTGGCGCGTCGAGCCCGTATTGCTCGATGTTGCTCTTGCCACGGCGGTACTCCATATGTATGCTGCATGTGGTGGTCTAAGTGTTGCAGCTCAAGTGTTCGATGCAATTCCTCAAAGAAACGAGGTGTCCTGGAATGCAATGGTTGAGGTTTGTAATCGTCATGGAAGGTCGGATAAGGTTCTAGAAACTTTTGCTGCTATGCATTCTGCTGGGATGAAGCCTGATAAGGTGACATGGCTGAGCATACTGCGTGCTTGTACATCGAAGGGAGATACGGGCTTAAGCCGAGGGGTTCACGCATACATGGAAAAGACTAATTGTTGTCGACATGTTGCAGTTTGCACATCTCTAATGGATATGTATTCAAAAACAGGAAATGCACAGAGCGCGCTCCAGATATTTCATTGTTTCAAAGGGAAGGATTTGATGGCATGGACAAGCATGATCAGCAGTTTGGCGAAGCATGGCCAAGGCAGAGATGCAGTGCAGCTCTTCAAGCAGATGGAGTATGGTGGCGTTGTTCCAGACCATGTTGCATTTTTAGGCGTGCTTACTGCTTGCAGTCATGCAGGGATGGTGGATGAAGGCAGGAAATATTTTGACTCCATGCTGAATCTTTACGGCATCAGACCAACGGTTAAACATTATGGATGTATGATTGATCTGTTGAGCCGTGCAGGTTACTTAGGAGAGGTTGAGAGGATGATGCAATTGATGCCTATTCAGCCCAGTGTTAGAATGTGGGGAAGTATGATGAACGGTTGCAAGATACATGGTAAGGCCGATGTAGCTGAGAGGATAGGAAGGGGGTTTGCTGAACTTAACCCTCAGTTAAGTGCAACCTATGTGGTCATGTCCAACATATATGCAGAGCTTGGTAGGTGGCATGCGGTCGAGCAAACTAGGAGGTTGATGTGGCAGATGGGATTGAAGAAAAATATAGGCTCAAGTGGCACTGAAGTGCACATGTTGTGCTCCTGA